From Micromonospora nigra, one genomic window encodes:
- a CDS encoding peptide deformylase, with product MSGGETTTGYVGLGGWTPEALTVPGCVLPVVSAPNPVLSRAAGEVDPTADETVRLAADLIATMRVSPGCVGLAAPQVGVEAQVFAVDVTGHPKAVTVHGTFVLCNARVVEASRWKAGREGCMSVPDLTGDVKRAGRLVVEGMLPGTGEKVRLATDAFEARALQHEIDHCAGLLFLDRVAGAHAVYQRKVYL from the coding sequence GTGAGCGGCGGGGAGACGACCACGGGGTACGTGGGGCTCGGCGGTTGGACGCCGGAGGCGCTGACGGTGCCGGGGTGCGTGCTGCCGGTGGTGTCGGCGCCGAATCCGGTGCTCAGCCGGGCGGCCGGCGAGGTGGATCCGACGGCCGACGAGACGGTGCGGCTGGCGGCCGACCTGATCGCCACGATGCGGGTGTCGCCGGGCTGCGTCGGTCTGGCCGCCCCGCAGGTGGGCGTGGAGGCCCAGGTCTTCGCGGTGGACGTCACCGGGCACCCGAAGGCGGTGACGGTGCACGGGACGTTCGTGCTGTGCAACGCCCGCGTGGTGGAGGCGTCCCGCTGGAAGGCGGGGCGGGAGGGCTGCATGTCGGTGCCCGACCTGACCGGCGACGTGAAGCGGGCCGGTCGGCTGGTGGTCGAGGGCATGCTGCCCGGCACGGGAGAGAAGGTGCGCCTGGCGACGGACGCGTTCGAGGCGCGGGCGCTGCAGCACGAGATCGACCACTGTGCCGGTCTGCTGTTCCTCGACCGGGTGGCGGGGGCTCACGCCGTCTACCAACGCAAGGTCTACCTCTGA
- a CDS encoding histone-like nucleoid-structuring protein Lsr2: protein MAKQIIHKLVDDLDGGDADETVKFALDGVQYEIDLSNSNADKLREVFAPYVAHGTKVGRGGVVVGGRAARGRGGATADREQNKAIRAWARKAGKDISDRGRIPQEIVDEFHSKAGH, encoded by the coding sequence GTGGCCAAGCAGATCATTCACAAGCTGGTCGATGACCTGGACGGCGGGGACGCTGACGAGACCGTCAAGTTCGCGCTCGATGGTGTTCAGTACGAGATCGACCTGTCGAACTCCAACGCCGATAAATTGCGCGAGGTATTCGCGCCGTACGTCGCCCACGGCACCAAGGTGGGTCGGGGCGGCGTGGTGGTCGGCGGTCGAGCGGCCCGGGGTCGGGGTGGCGCCACCGCCGACCGCGAGCAGAACAAGGCCATCCGGGCCTGGGCCCGCAAGGCGGGCAAGGACATCTCCGACCGGGGGCGGATCCCGCAGGAGATCGTCGACGAGTTCCACTCCAAGGCCGGTCACTGA
- a CDS encoding A/G-specific adenine glycosylase translates to MTEPDFATLVSRWYERNARDLPWRKPDVGAWAILVSEVMLQQTPVVRVVPAWEAWMARWPVPAALAADSPAEAIRMWGRLGYPRRAVRLRDCAVAIVERHGGDVPDRLDHLLALPGVGTYTARAVAAFAYGQRHPVVDTNVRRVVCRAVAGEPDAGPATRPADLVATEELLPVEPAAAALTSAAIMELGAVVCTARSPRCAGCPVEGICAWRASGRVAPEGPSRRPQRYAGTDRQVRGLLLGVLRETTGPVPRQRLDQVWTDDVQRSRALAGLVTDGLVEPVGEASYRLVGDGPPAAPALA, encoded by the coding sequence ATGACAGAACCCGATTTCGCCACCCTGGTCAGCCGGTGGTACGAGCGCAACGCCCGCGACCTGCCCTGGCGCAAGCCGGACGTCGGCGCCTGGGCCATCCTGGTCAGCGAGGTCATGCTCCAGCAGACCCCCGTCGTGCGGGTGGTGCCCGCCTGGGAGGCGTGGATGGCACGCTGGCCGGTGCCGGCCGCGCTGGCCGCGGACAGCCCGGCGGAGGCGATCCGGATGTGGGGCCGGCTCGGCTACCCCCGGCGCGCGGTCCGCCTGCGCGACTGCGCGGTGGCGATCGTGGAACGGCACGGCGGCGACGTCCCCGACCGGCTGGACCACCTGCTGGCCCTGCCCGGCGTCGGGACGTACACCGCGCGGGCGGTTGCCGCCTTCGCGTACGGGCAGCGTCATCCGGTGGTCGACACCAACGTTCGCCGGGTCGTCTGCCGGGCGGTGGCCGGTGAGCCCGACGCCGGACCGGCGACCCGCCCCGCCGACCTGGTGGCCACCGAGGAACTGCTCCCCGTCGAGCCGGCCGCCGCCGCCCTCACCAGCGCGGCCATCATGGAACTCGGTGCCGTGGTGTGCACCGCCCGCTCGCCCCGCTGCGCCGGGTGCCCCGTCGAGGGCATCTGTGCGTGGCGGGCCAGCGGTCGGGTCGCCCCCGAAGGCCCCAGCCGCCGCCCCCAGCGGTACGCCGGCACCGACCGGCAGGTCCGCGGCCTGCTGCTCGGCGTGCTCCGCGAGACGACGGGCCCGGTTCCGCGCCAACGTCTCGACCAGGTGTGGACCGACGACGTGCAACGATCCCGAGCCCTGGCCGGCCTCGTCACCGACGGACTCGTCGAACCGGTCGGCGAGGCGTCGTACCGCCTGGTCGGCGACGGTCCGCCGGCCGCCCCGGCGCTCGCCTGA
- a CDS encoding UbiA family prenyltransferase — MPPSVARLPGNDQTSVMSSRVLGLVRASHPEPAAAVTTVAGLLAVGVGHSPRGVVTVVVTVAASQLAVGWSNDALDAGRDATVGRTDKPVAAGVVGRRVTALAALVAAVTTGAVALTTNPVAASWAMVGLVSALLYNWPLKSSPVSVLPYAVSFGALPAFVVLALPDAPAPPAWLVAAAACLGAGAHFANVLPDLADDARTGVRGLPHRLGPVGSRAAAAGLLLAATATLVLGPPGPPSGVGLAAVAVAVVVPPLSWYAGRAATRPVAAFRAVMLVALIDVVLLVTAGRVG; from the coding sequence ATGCCCCCGAGCGTGGCACGACTCCCCGGTAACGACCAGACTTCCGTTATGTCGTCGAGGGTGTTAGGGCTGGTCAGAGCAAGTCATCCGGAACCCGCCGCCGCGGTCACCACAGTGGCCGGACTCCTGGCCGTCGGGGTCGGACACTCCCCGCGGGGGGTCGTCACCGTGGTGGTGACGGTGGCGGCCAGTCAGCTGGCGGTGGGCTGGAGCAACGACGCCCTCGACGCGGGGCGGGACGCGACGGTGGGGCGTACCGACAAGCCGGTCGCGGCGGGTGTGGTCGGCCGCCGCGTCACGGCCCTGGCCGCGCTGGTGGCCGCGGTCACCACCGGCGCGGTCGCCCTCACCACGAACCCGGTGGCGGCGTCGTGGGCCATGGTCGGCCTCGTCTCGGCGCTGCTCTACAACTGGCCGCTGAAGTCCAGTCCCGTGTCGGTGCTGCCGTACGCGGTCTCGTTCGGCGCGCTGCCCGCCTTCGTGGTGCTCGCGCTGCCCGACGCCCCCGCGCCGCCGGCCTGGCTGGTGGCCGCCGCGGCGTGCCTGGGGGCCGGGGCGCACTTCGCCAACGTGCTGCCCGACCTGGCCGACGACGCCCGCACCGGGGTCCGTGGGCTGCCGCACCGGCTCGGCCCGGTGGGCAGCCGCGCCGCCGCCGCCGGGCTGCTGCTGGCCGCCACCGCCACGCTGGTCCTGGGGCCGCCGGGGCCACCGTCGGGCGTCGGCCTCGCCGCCGTCGCGGTCGCCGTCGTGGTGCCGCCCCTGAGCTGGTACGCCGGCCGTGCCGCCACCCGCCCCGTGGCCGCCTTCCGGGCGGTCATGCTGGTGGCGCTGATCGATGTCGTCCTGCTGGTGACGGCCGGCCGGGTGGGCTGA
- a CDS encoding ATP-dependent Clp protease ATP-binding subunit: MFERFTDRARRVVVLAQEEARMLNHNYIGTEHILLGLIHEGEGVAAKALESLGISLEGVRQQVEEIIGQGQQAPSGHIPFTPRAKKVLELSLREALQLGHNYIGTEHILLGLIREGEGVAAQVLVKLGADLNRVRQQVIQLLSGYQGKEPAAAGAAPGEAAPSTSLVLDQFGRNLTQAAREGKLDPVIGREKEIERVMQVLSRRTKNNPVLIGEPGVGKTAVVEGLSQKIIKGEVPETLKDKQLYTLDLGALVAGSRYRGDFEERLKKVLKEIRTRGDIILFIDEIHTLVGAGAAEGAIDAASILKPMLARGELQTIGATTLDEYRKHLEKDAALERRFQPIQVGEPSLAHTIEILKGLRDRYEAHHRVSITDAALVAAATLADRYISDRFLPDKAIDLIDEAGARMRIRRMTAPPDLRDFDERIAQVRRDKESAIDAQDFERAAQLRDKEKQLLGQKAQREKEWKAGDLDVVSEVDDEQIAEVLGNWTGIPVYKLTEEETSRLLRMEDELHKRVIGQEDAVKAVSKAIRRTRAGLKDPKRPSGSFIFAGPSGVGKTELSKALAEFLFGSEDALIQLDMSEFHDRYTVSRLVGAPPGYVGYDEGGQLTEKVRRRPFSVVLFDEIEKAHPDVFNTLLQILEDGRLTDGQGRIVDFKNTVIILTTNLGTRDVAKAVSLGFQASEDADSNYDRMKQKVNDELKQHFRPEFLNRIDDTIVFHQLRQNEILSIVDIMIQRIETQLRNKDMGLELTDSAKKYLATKGFDPVLGARPLRRTIQRDIEDNLSERILFNELTPGQIVVVDCEGDPNDVDKSKLVFRGSDRPVDVPDAVPADLSGTAAGADEQQAG, encoded by the coding sequence ATGTTCGAGCGGTTCACCGACCGAGCGCGACGGGTTGTCGTCCTGGCCCAAGAAGAGGCCCGGATGCTCAACCACAACTACATCGGTACGGAACACATCCTGCTGGGCCTGATCCACGAGGGTGAGGGTGTCGCCGCCAAGGCTCTGGAGAGCCTCGGCATCTCCCTGGAGGGCGTGCGCCAGCAGGTCGAGGAGATCATCGGCCAGGGCCAGCAGGCGCCCAGCGGGCACATCCCGTTCACGCCGCGAGCCAAGAAGGTGCTCGAGCTGTCGCTGCGCGAGGCGCTTCAGCTCGGCCACAACTACATCGGCACGGAGCACATCCTGCTCGGCCTGATCCGCGAGGGCGAGGGCGTCGCCGCCCAGGTGCTGGTCAAGCTCGGCGCCGACCTCAACCGGGTCCGCCAGCAGGTCATCCAGCTGCTCTCCGGCTACCAGGGCAAGGAGCCCGCCGCGGCGGGCGCCGCACCGGGTGAGGCCGCGCCGTCGACCAGCCTGGTGCTGGACCAGTTCGGCCGGAACCTGACCCAGGCCGCCCGCGAGGGCAAGCTCGACCCGGTCATCGGGCGCGAGAAGGAAATCGAGCGGGTCATGCAGGTGCTCTCCCGCCGCACCAAGAACAACCCGGTCCTGATCGGTGAGCCCGGCGTCGGGAAGACGGCCGTGGTGGAGGGGCTGTCCCAGAAGATCATCAAGGGCGAGGTGCCCGAGACGCTGAAGGACAAGCAGCTCTACACCCTCGACCTGGGTGCCCTGGTCGCCGGCTCCCGCTACCGCGGTGACTTCGAGGAGCGCCTGAAGAAGGTGCTCAAGGAGATCCGCACCCGCGGCGACATCATCCTGTTCATCGACGAGATCCACACCCTGGTCGGCGCGGGTGCCGCCGAGGGCGCGATCGACGCGGCGAGCATCCTCAAGCCGATGCTGGCCCGCGGCGAGCTGCAGACCATCGGCGCAACCACGCTGGACGAATACCGCAAGCACCTGGAGAAGGACGCCGCGCTGGAGCGCCGCTTCCAGCCGATCCAGGTGGGTGAGCCGTCCCTGGCCCACACCATCGAGATCCTCAAGGGCCTGCGCGACCGGTACGAGGCGCACCACCGCGTCTCGATCACCGACGCCGCCCTGGTGGCTGCCGCGACGCTGGCCGACCGGTACATCTCCGACCGCTTCCTGCCGGACAAGGCGATCGACCTGATCGACGAGGCCGGTGCCCGGATGCGCATCCGCCGGATGACCGCCCCGCCAGACCTGCGGGACTTCGACGAGCGCATCGCCCAGGTGCGTCGCGACAAGGAGTCCGCGATCGACGCGCAGGACTTCGAGCGCGCCGCCCAGCTGCGCGACAAGGAGAAGCAGCTGCTCGGCCAGAAGGCCCAGCGGGAGAAGGAGTGGAAGGCCGGCGACCTGGACGTCGTCAGCGAGGTCGACGACGAGCAGATCGCCGAGGTCCTCGGCAACTGGACGGGCATCCCGGTCTACAAGCTGACCGAGGAGGAGACCTCCCGCCTGCTGCGCATGGAGGACGAGCTGCACAAGCGCGTCATCGGCCAGGAGGACGCGGTCAAGGCGGTCTCGAAGGCGATCCGGCGTACCCGGGCCGGCCTGAAGGACCCGAAGCGCCCGTCGGGCTCGTTCATCTTCGCCGGCCCGTCCGGCGTCGGGAAGACCGAGCTGTCGAAGGCGCTCGCCGAGTTCCTGTTCGGCAGCGAGGACGCGCTGATCCAGCTGGACATGTCCGAGTTCCACGACCGTTACACGGTGTCCCGGCTGGTGGGTGCCCCTCCCGGCTACGTCGGCTACGACGAGGGTGGGCAGCTGACCGAGAAGGTGCGGCGTCGGCCGTTCTCGGTGGTCCTCTTCGACGAGATCGAGAAGGCCCACCCGGACGTGTTCAACACGCTGCTCCAGATCCTGGAGGACGGCCGTCTCACCGACGGTCAGGGCCGGATCGTGGACTTCAAGAACACGGTCATCATCCTGACCACCAACCTGGGCACCCGTGACGTGGCGAAGGCCGTGTCGCTGGGCTTCCAGGCGTCGGAGGACGCGGACTCGAACTACGACCGGATGAAGCAGAAGGTCAACGACGAGCTGAAGCAGCACTTCCGGCCCGAGTTCCTGAACCGGATCGACGACACGATCGTCTTCCACCAGCTGCGCCAGAACGAGATCCTGTCGATCGTCGACATCATGATCCAGCGGATCGAGACCCAGCTGCGCAACAAGGACATGGGCCTGGAGCTGACCGACAGCGCCAAGAAGTACCTGGCGACCAAGGGCTTCGACCCGGTGCTCGGTGCCCGTCCGCTGCGTCGCACGATCCAGCGGGACATCGAGGACAACCTGTCCGAGCGGATCCTGTTCAACGAGCTGACCCCGGGTCAGATCGTGGTGGTGGACTGCGAGGGCGATCCGAACGACGTCGACAAGTCGAAGCTCGTCTTCCGGGGTTCGGACCGTCCGGTAGACGTACCGGACGCCGTCCCCGCCGACCTCAGCGGCACCGCCGCAGGGGCGGACGAGCAGCAAGCCGGCTGA
- a CDS encoding glycine cleavage system protein R has protein sequence MNELAITVIGRDRPGIVADVAEVLARLGANLTDSTMTRLRGHFAMTLICVGPAAVEVEAALVPLAADGQLLATVRAVTPDGAAESAGEPYVMAVHGADRMGIVAAMTRVLADEGGNVTDLSTRLAGALYVVVAEVDLPPGVAGGLAARLATAAAELGVDVTLRPADPDLL, from the coding sequence ATGAACGAGCTTGCGATCACTGTCATCGGCCGGGACCGGCCGGGCATCGTGGCCGACGTCGCGGAGGTGCTCGCCCGGCTCGGGGCGAACCTCACCGACAGCACGATGACGCGGCTGCGGGGGCACTTCGCGATGACCCTGATCTGTGTCGGGCCGGCCGCCGTCGAGGTCGAGGCGGCGCTGGTGCCGCTGGCCGCCGACGGCCAGCTGCTGGCGACCGTACGCGCGGTCACCCCGGACGGTGCTGCCGAGTCGGCCGGCGAGCCGTACGTGATGGCGGTGCACGGCGCGGACCGGATGGGCATCGTCGCGGCGATGACCCGGGTGCTGGCCGACGAGGGCGGCAACGTGACGGATCTGAGCACCCGGCTGGCCGGGGCGCTCTACGTCGTGGTGGCCGAGGTGGACCTGCCGCCGGGGGTGGCCGGCGGGTTGGCCGCCCGACTCGCGACGGCTGCGGCCGAGCTGGGTGTCGACGTCACCCTCCGACCGGCCGATCCGGACCTGCTGTGA
- a CDS encoding class I SAM-dependent methyltransferase, giving the protein MTDPTQALSFGAAAAEYDRYRPRYPEAALRWALDGLAASARVVDLGAGTGILTRGLRDLGYDEVTAVEPDPGMRARLVESTPGVTALAGSAEEMPLPDGYADAVVVGQAYHWFDRDRAHPEIARVLRPGGVLAPIWNLRDERVAWVTELSRIAEVGDTVDHVRAYVTGFGAAFDAGEWAEFGHATTLTPDELLGMVRTRSHYLTASPEQRQKVDRELRDLLAAHPDLAGRDTLDLPYRTLALRARRR; this is encoded by the coding sequence ATGACGGACCCCACTCAGGCCCTCTCCTTCGGCGCTGCCGCCGCCGAGTACGACCGGTACCGTCCCCGATATCCCGAGGCCGCGCTGCGCTGGGCGCTCGACGGGCTCGCGGCCTCCGCGCGGGTCGTCGACCTGGGCGCGGGCACCGGCATCCTGACCCGGGGCCTCCGCGACCTCGGGTACGACGAGGTGACCGCCGTCGAACCCGACCCGGGGATGCGGGCCCGGCTGGTCGAGTCCACCCCCGGCGTGACCGCCCTGGCCGGCAGCGCGGAGGAGATGCCACTGCCCGACGGGTACGCCGACGCGGTCGTCGTCGGCCAGGCGTACCACTGGTTCGACCGCGACCGGGCACACCCGGAGATCGCCCGGGTGCTGCGCCCCGGCGGTGTGCTCGCCCCGATCTGGAACCTCCGCGACGAGCGGGTCGCCTGGGTGACGGAGCTGAGTCGGATCGCCGAGGTCGGCGACACCGTCGACCACGTCCGGGCGTACGTGACCGGCTTCGGGGCGGCCTTCGACGCAGGCGAGTGGGCCGAGTTCGGCCACGCCACCACGCTGACGCCCGACGAGCTGCTCGGGATGGTCCGCACCCGCTCGCACTACCTGACGGCCTCCCCCGAGCAGCGGCAGAAGGTAGACCGGGAACTCCGCGACCTGCTGGCCGCCCACCCCGACCTCGCCGGGCGGGACACCCTCGACCTTCCCTACCGCACCCTGGCCCTGCGCGCCCGGCGCCGGTGA
- the lysS gene encoding lysine--tRNA ligase, with amino-acid sequence MTEQTPVPVDPADDLPEQMKVRREKRDRMLAEGVEPYPVGFPRTSTLVEIRRKYAELPTDTATGDRVSVTGRVIFVRNTGKLCFATLRDGDGTELQAMLSLDRVGPERLDDWKRLVDLGDHVGVTGEVITSRRGELSVLAEQWAVTAKALRPLPVAHKPLSEEARVRQRYVDLIVRPQARQMVRTRATAVRSLRDSLHGRGFIEVETPMLQLLHGGATARPFVTHSNALSTDLYLRIAPELFLKRAVVGGVDRVFEINRNFRNEGVDSSHSPEFAMLETYQAYGDYDTMAELTRNIVQQAAIAVGGSTVVTHADGREFDLGGEWRSVTLFGVLSEALGEEVTVRTERARLVEYADKVGLAVDPKWGPGKLAEELFEELVVPGLQAPTFVRDYPEETSPLTRAHRSEPGLAEKWDLYVLGFELGTAYSELVDPVVQRERLVAQAQLAARGDDEAMRLDEDFLRAMEYGMPPAGGMGMGIDRLLMALTGLGIRETILFPLVRPE; translated from the coding sequence GTGACCGAGCAGACGCCCGTGCCAGTCGACCCCGCCGACGACCTTCCGGAGCAGATGAAGGTCCGCCGGGAGAAGCGGGACCGGATGCTCGCCGAGGGCGTCGAGCCGTACCCGGTCGGTTTCCCCCGCACCAGCACCCTCGTGGAGATCCGCCGGAAGTACGCCGAACTGCCCACCGACACCGCCACCGGCGACCGGGTCTCGGTCACCGGCCGGGTGATCTTCGTCCGCAACACCGGCAAGCTCTGCTTCGCCACCCTGCGGGACGGCGACGGGACCGAACTCCAGGCGATGCTCTCGCTCGACCGGGTCGGCCCCGAGCGACTGGACGACTGGAAGCGGCTGGTCGACCTCGGCGACCACGTGGGGGTCACCGGTGAGGTGATCACCAGTCGTCGGGGCGAGCTGTCGGTGCTGGCCGAGCAGTGGGCGGTGACGGCGAAGGCGCTGCGCCCGCTGCCGGTGGCCCACAAGCCGCTCAGCGAGGAGGCCCGGGTCCGGCAGCGTTACGTCGACCTGATCGTGCGTCCGCAGGCACGGCAGATGGTGCGCACCCGGGCAACGGCCGTACGCAGCCTGCGGGATTCCCTGCACGGTCGGGGTTTCATCGAGGTGGAGACCCCGATGCTGCAACTTCTACACGGTGGGGCCACCGCCCGGCCATTCGTGACCCACAGCAATGCGCTCAGCACCGATCTGTATCTACGAATCGCCCCCGAACTATTTCTCAAGCGGGCCGTGGTCGGCGGGGTCGACCGGGTCTTCGAGATCAACCGCAACTTCCGTAATGAGGGTGTCGACTCATCGCACTCGCCCGAGTTCGCGATGCTGGAGACCTACCAGGCCTATGGCGACTACGACACCATGGCCGAGCTGACCCGGAATATCGTGCAGCAGGCCGCCATCGCGGTCGGCGGCTCGACGGTGGTCACTCACGCCGACGGCCGGGAGTTCGACCTGGGTGGCGAGTGGCGGTCCGTCACCCTGTTCGGGGTGCTTTCGGAGGCGCTGGGCGAGGAGGTCACCGTCCGCACCGAGCGCGCCCGCCTGGTGGAGTACGCCGACAAGGTCGGCCTGGCCGTCGACCCGAAGTGGGGTCCGGGCAAGCTGGCCGAGGAGCTCTTCGAGGAACTGGTCGTCCCCGGCCTGCAGGCGCCGACCTTCGTCCGGGACTACCCGGAGGAGACCAGCCCGCTGACCCGGGCCCACCGCAGCGAGCCCGGCCTGGCCGAGAAGTGGGACCTCTACGTCCTCGGCTTCGAGCTGGGCACCGCGTACTCGGAGCTGGTGGACCCGGTGGTGCAGCGGGAGCGGCTGGTGGCCCAGGCGCAGCTCGCGGCCCGCGGCGACGACGAGGCCATGCGGCTCGACGAGGACTTTCTCCGGGCGATGGAGTACGGAATGCCGCCCGCCGGTGGTATGGGAATGGGAATCGACCGGCTGCTGATGGCGTTGACCGGCCTGGGAATTCGGGAAACCATCCTCTTCCCGTTGGTCCGACCGGAGTAG
- the radA gene encoding DNA repair protein RadA produces the protein MSTSRATPARGAAGGRGRAAAREPRPAYECDACGHQPPKWVGRCPECGEWGSVVECTVTGPTVSGRVVSSRVPAEPARPIATISAAPARARPTGVSELDRVLGGGLVPGAVVLLAGEPGVGKSTLLLDVAQQWAAGAGSPSLVVSGEESVSQVRLRAERMGTLHDQLYLAAESDLAAVLGHLDAVKPGLLVLDSVQTISTTGTEGVPGGVTQVRAVTAALVAVAKERGIATVLVGHVTKDGQVAGPRVLEHLVDVVLHFEGDKHSSLRMVRGVKNRFGAADEVGCFEMHEGGISSLADPSGLFLTRYSEPVPGTCVTVAMEGRRALVTEVQALIGATVAGSPRRTVSGLDSARLAMVLAVLQRRTERLTLHDREVFAATVGGIRVVEPAADLAVALAVASGGLNLAIAPHLVAIGEVGLTGELRRVGAVPRRLAEAARLGFRLALVPPGCGPESTGAGPEQMRVIEVTDVRAALQAAARASAE, from the coding sequence GTGAGCACCTCCCGAGCGACCCCCGCGCGGGGCGCGGCCGGCGGGCGCGGCCGGGCCGCCGCCCGCGAGCCCCGTCCCGCCTACGAGTGCGACGCCTGCGGCCACCAGCCCCCCAAGTGGGTCGGCCGCTGCCCGGAGTGCGGCGAGTGGGGTTCGGTGGTCGAGTGCACCGTCACCGGCCCGACGGTGTCCGGCCGCGTGGTCAGCTCCCGGGTGCCCGCCGAGCCGGCCCGGCCGATCGCCACCATCAGCGCCGCGCCGGCCCGCGCCCGGCCGACCGGGGTCAGCGAACTCGACCGCGTGCTCGGCGGCGGTCTCGTGCCCGGCGCGGTGGTGCTGCTCGCCGGCGAGCCCGGGGTCGGCAAGTCCACCCTGCTGCTCGACGTGGCGCAGCAGTGGGCCGCCGGGGCGGGCAGCCCGTCGTTGGTGGTCAGCGGTGAGGAGTCGGTCAGCCAGGTGCGGCTGCGCGCCGAGCGGATGGGCACGCTGCACGACCAGCTCTACCTGGCCGCCGAGAGCGACCTGGCGGCCGTGCTGGGTCACCTCGACGCGGTCAAGCCCGGTCTGCTGGTGCTCGACTCGGTGCAGACCATCTCCACCACCGGCACGGAGGGCGTGCCCGGCGGGGTCACCCAGGTCCGCGCGGTCACCGCCGCGCTGGTCGCGGTCGCGAAGGAACGCGGCATCGCCACCGTGCTGGTCGGCCACGTCACCAAGGACGGCCAGGTCGCCGGTCCACGCGTGCTGGAGCACCTGGTCGACGTGGTGCTGCACTTCGAGGGCGACAAGCACTCCTCCCTGCGGATGGTGCGCGGGGTCAAGAACCGGTTCGGCGCGGCCGACGAGGTGGGCTGCTTCGAGATGCACGAGGGCGGCATCAGCAGCCTCGCCGACCCGTCCGGGCTGTTCCTCACCCGCTACTCCGAGCCGGTCCCCGGCACCTGCGTGACGGTGGCGATGGAGGGGCGTCGGGCGCTGGTGACCGAGGTGCAGGCGCTGATCGGAGCGACGGTGGCCGGGTCTCCCCGGCGCACGGTCTCCGGGCTCGACTCGGCCCGGCTGGCGATGGTCCTGGCCGTGCTGCAACGTCGCACCGAGCGGCTGACCCTGCACGACCGGGAGGTCTTCGCCGCCACCGTGGGCGGCATCCGGGTGGTCGAGCCGGCCGCCGACCTCGCCGTGGCCCTCGCGGTGGCGTCGGGCGGCCTCAACCTGGCCATCGCCCCACACCTCGTCGCGATCGGCGAGGTCGGGCTGACCGGTGAACTCCGGCGGGTGGGCGCGGTGCCCCGGCGGCTGGCGGAGGCGGCCCGGCTGGGCTTCCGGCTGGCCCTGGTGCCACCCGGTTGCGGCCCGGAGAGCACCGGCGCCGGCCCCGAGCAGATGCGCGTGATCGAGGTCACCGACGTGCGGGCGGCGTTGCAGGCGGCGGCCCGCGCCTCGGCGGAGTGA
- the disA gene encoding DNA integrity scanning diadenylate cyclase DisA: MPIDRDTTKPAGATPHARTGAVGSPARPINVSVTGGGGAGDPLRANLALMAPGTALRDGLERILRGRTGALIVLGYDKVVEGLCTGGFPLDVEFSATRVRELCKMDGAVVLSSDGTRIVRAAVHLMPDPTIPTEESGTRHRTAERVARQTGYPVISVSQSMRIISLYVNGQRHVLDDSAAILSRANQALATLERYKLRLDEVSGTLSALEIEDLVTVRDAVAVVQRLEMVRRIADEIAGYVVELGTDGRLLALQLDELMAGVDADRTLVIRDYLPTGRKPRTLDEALVELDLLSATELIDLVAVAKAIGYPAASDALDAAVSPRGFRLLAKVPRLPVTVVDRLVVHFGSLQRLLGATVEDLQAVDGVGDARARGVREGLSRLAEASILERYV; the protein is encoded by the coding sequence GTGCCGATTGACCGCGACACCACCAAGCCTGCCGGCGCGACGCCCCACGCCCGCACCGGTGCTGTGGGCTCGCCGGCCCGTCCGATCAACGTGAGCGTGACCGGGGGCGGCGGCGCCGGCGACCCGCTGCGCGCGAACCTGGCCCTCATGGCGCCGGGCACGGCGCTGCGCGACGGGCTGGAACGCATCCTGCGCGGCCGGACGGGTGCCCTGATCGTGCTCGGCTACGACAAGGTGGTCGAAGGGCTGTGCACCGGCGGCTTCCCGCTGGACGTCGAGTTCTCCGCCACCCGCGTCCGCGAGCTGTGCAAGATGGACGGCGCGGTGGTGCTCTCCAGCGACGGCACCCGGATCGTCCGGGCCGCCGTGCACCTGATGCCCGACCCGACGATCCCCACCGAAGAGTCCGGCACCCGTCACCGGACCGCCGAACGGGTCGCCCGCCAGACCGGCTACCCCGTCATCTCGGTCAGCCAGTCGATGCGGATCATCAGTCTCTACGTCAACGGCCAGCGACACGTGCTGGACGACTCCGCAGCCATCCTGTCCCGCGCCAATCAGGCGCTGGCCACCCTGGAACGCTACAAGCTGCGGCTCGACGAGGTCTCCGGCACGCTGTCGGCGCTGGAGATCGAAGATCTGGTCACCGTCCGTGACGCGGTGGCGGTCGTGCAGCGGCTGGAGATGGTCCGCCGGATCGCCGACGAGATCGCCGGGTACGTGGTCGAGCTGGGCACCGACGGCCGGCTGCTCGCGTTGCAGCTCGACGAGCTGATGGCCGGCGTGGACGCCGACCGCACCCTGGTCATCCGCGACTACCTGCCCACCGGCCGGAAGCCCCGCACGCTGGACGAGGCGCTGGTCGAGCTGGATCTGCTCTCCGCCACCGAGCTGATCGACCTGGTCGCGGTGGCCAAGGCGATCGGCTACCCGGCCGCCTCCGACGCCCTGGACGCGGCGGTCAGCCCGCGCGGGTTCCGCCTTCTGGCCAAGGTGCCCCGACTGCCGGTGACGGTGGTGGACCGCCTCGTCGTGCACTTCGGCAGCCTCCAGCGGCTGCTCGGCGCGACCGTGGAGGATCTCCAGGCCGTCGACGGCGTCGGCGACGCCCGCGCCCGGGGCGTCCGCGAGGGCCTGTCGCGGCTCGCCGAGGCGTCCATCCTGGAGCGGTACGTCTGA